In the Mesorhizobium sp. WSM2240 genome, GACGACGCCACCGCCTTCAACAAGAAGAAGCACGAGATTGTCGACGGCAAGGGCGTCATCAACAACCGCATCTCCGAGCACATCTTCAACCATCTGAACCGGATGGGCATTCCGACGCACTTCATCCGCCGGCTCAACATGCGCGAGCAGCTGATCAAGGAAGTCGAGATCATCCCGCTCGAGGTGGTGGTCCGCAACATCGCCGCCGGCTCGCTGGCAAAGCGCCTCGGCATCGAGGAAGGCACCGTGCTGCCGCGCTCGATCATAGAGTTCTATTATAAGGCCGATGCGCTCGACGATCCGATGGTCTCGGAAGAGCACATCACCGCCTTCGGCTGGGCAAGCCCGCAGGAGATCGACGACATCATGGCGCTCGCCATCCGCGTCAACGATTTCCTCTCCGGCCTGTTCATGGGCATCGGTATCCAACTCGTCGACTTTAAGATCGAATGCGGCCGCCTGTTCGAGGGCGACATGATGCGCATCGTCGTTGCAGATGAGATTTCGCCGGATTCCTGCCGCCTTTGGGACGTGAACACCCAGGAGAAGATGGATAAGGACCGGTTTCGCCGTGATATGGGCGGTCTCGTCGAGGCCTACCAGGAAGTGGCCCGGCGCCTCGGCATCATGAACGAGAATGAGCCGCCCCGCCCGACCGGTCCGGTTCTGGTCGCTTCCGCCGACGGCCCGAAAGGCAAGCCGCACTAACCGGCTCATTCAACACCAGACAGGAGCGTAACAGGCGTGATCAAGGCCCGTGTGATCGTAACTCTCAAGAACGGTGTCCTCGACCCGCAAGGCAAGGCCATCGAGCATGCATTCGACAGCCTTGGCTTCGCAGGCGTCGGATCCGTGCGCCAGGGCAAGGTGTTCGATATCGAGATCGACAGCACCGACCGCGCGAAAACGGAAGCCGACCTCAAGGCCATGTGCGACCGATTGCTGGCGAACACGGTTATCGAGAACTATACTATAGCCATAGACTGAGGTTGCGCCGGACTCTGAACTACTGCGCGAGCTCGCCGAACCCCAAAGACCATTCACCACATGAAATCAGCAGTCGTCGTTCTTCCTGGCCTCAACCGCGACCGCGACATGATCGCGGCGCTGACAAAAATCTCGGGCAAAGCTCCGGTCACGATCTGGCAGACCGACACGGAAATCCCGGATGTCGACCTGGTCGTCATTCCCGGCGGCTTTTCCTATGGCGACTATCTGCGCTGCGGCGCCATAGCGGCGCGCATGCCGGTTATGCGGGCGGTGGCGGAGAAGGCTGAAAAGGGGGTACAGGTGATCGGCGTCTGCAACGGATTCCAGATTCTGGTCGAGGCCGGCATGCTTCCCGGCGCGCTGATGCGCAACGACCATCTGAAATTCGTCTGCCGCGAAGTGAAGCTCCGGGTCGAGAACGCCAATACGAGCTTTACCCGCAACTATGAGCCCGGCCAGATTATCCGCGCGCCGGTCGCGCATCATGACGGCAACTATTTCGCCGACCCCGAAACGCTGGCCCGTATCGAAGGCGAAGGGCGAGTTCTGTTCCGCTATGCCGAAAACACCAATCCGAACGGCTCGATCAACGACATAGCCGGGATCGTCAACGATCGCTGCAACGTGCTTGGCCTGATGCCGCATCCGGAAAACCTGATCGAAGCCGCGCATGGCGGCAGCGACGGCCGCGCTTTGTTCGAAAGCGCGCTCGGCATGGCTGCCCCGCAACCCGAACCGGCCTGATACCGGACAACTCTCCAGACAGGCGGATCTTTGCGGATGAAGAAATTTGCGATCGTCGCCGGCGCAGCTGCATTGCTTCTGTCGCTGGCGGCCTGCCAGTCCAAGACGCCCACGCCTGCCGAAACCGGGAAAAGCGCTTCGCTGCGGGCCATGGAAACCGTGGCGATCGCCGCGCATAAATGCTGGTTCGCAGCCAAGGACCCAGCCTTCAAGGCGTATCGCATGGCCAACGAGCTGAACTCGTTCAGCGGTACGCCGCGTTTCCTGCTGGTTCCGGCGAAGAACTATGGCGGCAAGCCGCTGCTGGTGGTCCAGGCCACGGGAAACTCGTCCCGTGTCGATGTATTCGGACCGCTGATGGGCGAGCCGCTCGGCACTCGTATCGGCGCCGACATCGGCCGCTGGGCGGCAGGCAATGACGATTGCGGTGAAACCGCTTGATAGCTTCGCGCCATTTTGCAAGCGCGGATCGCATTAGACAGACTTCCAGCCCGAGCAACCGGACAGGACCATGACCATTTCCAATACCGTGAAGATCAATGATGAGCTTATCGCCGCGCACGGGCTGAAGCCCGACGAGTATCAGCGCATCCTGGATCTGGTAGGCCGCGAGCCGACCTTCACTGAACTCGGCATCTTTTCGGCCATGTGGAACGAGCACTGCTCGTACAAGTCCTCCAAGAAATGGTTGCGTACGCTGCCGACCACCGGCCCGCAGGTCATCCAAGGGCCTGGTGAAAACGCCGGCGTCGTGGACATCGGCGACGGCGACTGCGTGGTCTTCAAGATGGAGAGCCACAACCATCCCTCCTACATCGAGCCCTACCAAGGTGCCGCAACCGGTGTCGGCGGCATTCTGCGCGACGTCTTCACCATGGGCGCGCGGCCGATCGCGGCAATGAACGCGCTGCGTTTCGGTGCGCCAGATCATCCCAAGACCAGGCATCTGGTGTCGGGCGTGGTGTCCGGAATCGGCGGCTACGGCAATTCCTTCGGCGTGCCGACGGTCGGCGGCGAGGTCAATTTCGATCCTCGCTATAATGGCAACTGCCTGGTCAACGCCTTTGCTGCCGGCCTCGCCAAGACCGACGCGATCTTCCTGTCGCAGGCCAAGGGCGTCGGCCTGCCGGTCGTCTATCTCGGCGCGAAAACCGGCCGCGACGGCGTTGGCGGCGCGACTATGGCGTCGGCCGAATTCGATGACAAGATCGACGAAAAGCGGCCCACCGTTCAGGTTGGCGACCCCTTCACCGAAAAGTGCCTCCTCGAGGCGTGCCTCGAACTGATGGCGTCGGGCGCCGTTATCGCCATCCAGGATATGGGCGCCGCCGGGCTGACCTGCTCGGCCGTGGAAATGGGAGCCAAGGGCGACCTCGGCATCGAACTCGAACTCGATAAGGTGCCGGTGCGCGAGGAGCGCATGTCGGCCTACGAGATGATGCTCTCCGAAAGCCAGGAGCGCATGCTGATGGTGCTCCGGCCGGAAAAGGAGGAGGAGGCCGAGGCGATTTTCCGCAAATGGGGACTGGATTTCGCCATTGTCGGACACACGACCGACGATCTGCGCTTCCGTATCATCCATCAAAGCGACGAAGTCGCAAACCTGCCGATCAAGGAACTCGGCGACCAAGCCCCGGAATATGACCGGCCATGGGTTGAGCCAAAGATTCCCGCTCCCCTCGCCGCCGACGACATACCGCAAGCCGATATTGCTGACGCTTTGCTAAAAATGCTCGGCGGGCCGGACCTCTCCAGTCGTCGCTGGGTTTGGGAACAATACGACACGCTGATCCAGGGCAATTCGCTACAAATTCCGGGCGGCGACGCCGGCGTCGTGCGCGTCGAGGGCCATGCCACCAAGGCGCTGGCCTTCTCCTCCGACGTGACGCCCCGCTATTGCGAGGCGGATCCCTATGAGGGCGGCAAGCAGGCTGTCGCCGAATGCTGGCGCAATCTGATAGCGACGGGCGCCATGCCGCTGGCGGCCACCGACAATCTGAATTTCGGCAATCCCGAGCGGCCGGAAATCATGGGCCAGTTGGTCAAGGCGGTGCAGGGCATCGGCGATGCCTGCCGAGCGCTCGGCTTCCCGATCGTGTCGGGCAATGTCTCGCTCTACAACGAAACCAACGGCCGGGGCATTTTGCCGACGCCGACCATAGGCGGCGTCGGCCTGATCCCGGACTGGTCGCAGATGACGCGGATCGGCTTTGCCCGCGAAGGCGAGATGATCCTGCTGTTCGGCGCGCCCGCTTGGTGGGGTACGCATCTCGGCCAGTCGGCGTATATGCGCGACATCCACGGCCGCGCCGACGGCCCGCCGCCGCCGGTTGATTTGATTCACGAGAAGAAGGTCGGCGATTATGTCCGCAAGCTGATCCGATCGGGCGTGGCAACGGCAGTGCACGACCTTTCCGATGGCGGGCTGGCCGTCGGCTTGGCCGAGATGGCGATGGCCTCGGGCATCGGCGCGACCGTGTCGCAGCTGGCACAGGGCGATCCGATCCCGCAGTTTTTCGGCGAGGATCAGGGTCGTTATCTGGTCACGGTCAATTTTTCCGCGCAAAGCGACCAGTTCGAAGCGATGCACGCCGAACTGAAGGAACTCGGCATTTTCGCCCCGTGGATCGGCACTACGGGCGGCCGCGAATTGAAACTCGGGCATGCCCGTGCCATATCAGTTGCGGATCTGAAGGCCGCACATGAAGGCTGGTTCCCCCGATTCATGGGGAACTGAACGGGGAAAAACCAATGGCGATGGACGCGCACGAGATCGAAAAACTGATCCGGGACGGTATACCTGACGCAAAAGTGACCATCCGCGATCTGGCCGGCGACGGCGACCACTACGCGGCCGAAGTGGTGGCCGAAAGCTTTCGCGGCAAGAGCCGCGTGCAGCAGCACCAGATGGTCTATGACGCCCTGAAGGGCAATATGGGCGGCGTTCTTCACGCGCTTGCCCTTCAAACCAGCGTTCCGGAGTGATACATAGGCGGAAACGTGGTTTGTTTGCTGGCTCTTCCAGCCGGCGAAAACGGGAAAATTGAGATGAGCGGAATCAGCGAATACATAGACAATGAGGTGAAGAGCAACGACGTGGTGGTCTTCATGAAGGGCACGCCCGGCTTTCCGCAGTGCGGATTTTCGGGTCAGGTCGTGCAGATCCTCGATTATGTTGGCGTCGACTACAAGGGCGTGGACGTCCTGACCTCTAACGAACTTCGCCAAGGCATCAAGGATTATTCCAACTGGCCGACGATCCCGCAGCTCTACGTGAAGGGCGAATTCGTCGGCGGTTGCGACATCATCCGCGAGATGTTCCAGGCTGGCGAGTTGCAGAGCTACCTCGCCGAAAAGGGCATCAGCGCCAAGGGCGCTGCCTGATCAGGGAACCAGACCGATAGATTCCGGTTTTCCGGAATCGTTTTTGCAGGATGCGCCGGGCCCTCCGGCGCATTTCCTTTTTGGGCATTGCATTAGGAAGCTCTCATGGACCAGCAGGCTACACCGACCATCGTGGCGCCCAGCCTGTCGATCCCTCGCTGGGAGTTCATCGCGCTTGCCGCAGCACTCATGGCGCTAAACGCGCTTGCCATCGACATTATGCTGCCCGGGCTGCAGCAGATCGGCGCCAGTCTCGGCGTAGCCGACGAGAATGCGCGCCAGTATGTCATCACCGCTTACATCACCGGCTTCGGCTTGGCGCAGCTTTTCTTCGGCCCGCTTTCCGACCGGTTCGGGCGGCGCGTGCCGTTGCTTGCGGGCCTTACGGTCTATGTAGCGGCCGCTTTTGCCTGCGCGTTCGTGCCGACCTTCGGGGCACTGCTTGCGTTCCGTTTCGTCCAGGGCCTTGGCGCAGCGGCTACCCGCGTCATCGCAGTTTCAGTGGTACGTGATACGTTTGGAGGGCGCGCCATGGCTGAGGTCATGTCGCTGGTCTTTATGGTGTTTATGATCATCCCGGTTGTCGCACCCAGCGTCGGCCAGATCATCATGCTGGCAGGCGAATGGCACATGATCTTTGCATTCATGGGCTTTGTCTCGCTCGCCTTCACCATCTGGACCTGGAAGAGGCTGCCAGAGACGCTGCACGCATCGTTTCGCCGACCCCTCACCGCCGCTGCGATCACTGGCGGCTTCCGCATCGTTCTGACCAACCGCGTCGCCATCTGCTACACCGTCGCCATCACGGCCCTTTTCGGAGCATTGTTCGGCTTCATCAATTCCGCGCAGCAGATCTATGTGGGCATTTATGAAGTGGGCGCGCTGTTTCCGATCTATTTCGCGGCCGTCGCAGGGTTGATGGCCCTGTCATCGTTCCTCAACGCCCGCTTCGTCGGAAAGTTCGGCATGCGTCGGCTGGCCCATGGCGCGCTGCTCGGCTTCCTGGGGGTCACGGGCCTGGCGTTCGCTCTGTCGCTGCTCGGACCGCTTCCGCTGTGGCTGTTCGTGACGCTTTTTGCCCTCGCCATGTTCCAGTTCAGCTGGATCGGCTCCAATTTCAACGCACTCGCCATGGAGCCCCTCGGCCATGTGGCGGGTACCGCCTCTTCCGTTCAGGGCTTCATGCAGACGGTTGGCGGTGGCATCGTCGGCGCCGTGATCGGCCAGAGTTTCAACGGCACCGTGGTTCCGATGGCGGCAGGCTATTTTCTCTTGGGACTGGCGGCGCTTGGAATGGTTTTGGTGGCGGAAAAAGGAAGGCTATTCCAGCCGCACAATCGGCCGGTTTGATACCTTCGAGGCCGCGCGTCCCTTCGGACGTGCAATGGACGCTCCAGATCTGGTCTTTCCGAAAGCCGATTCCGGTTTTCGGGTCACGCGCCAGCGCCTTCGGGTTCCTTCAGCTCAGTCCGGCAAAATCGAACAGTTTGCGGTCGAGGAGATGCGACGGCCTGACGTTTGCCAAGGCGCGGATCATGGTGTCCTTGCGGCCGGGCATCCGCTTTTCGATGTCGTCCAGCATCTGCTTCATGAGATTGCGCTGCAGCCCTTCCTGACTGCCGCACAAGTCGCAGGGGATGATCGGGAACTTCATTGCGTCGGCGAATCTTTGCAGGTCGGCCTCGGCGCAGTAGGCGAGCGGGCGCAGCACCGTCACGTCGCCTTCGTCGTTCACGAGCTTCGGCGGCATCGCCGCCAGCCGGCCGCCATGGAAGAGATTCATGAAAAAGGTTTCGAGAATGTCCTCGCGGTGGTGCCCGAGCACTAGCGATGAGCAGCCCTCTTCGCGCGCAATGCGATAGAGATGGCCGCGCCTGAGCCGCGAGCAAAGCGAACAGTAGGTGCTGCCCTCGCCGATCTTGTCGGTGACGATCGAATAGGTGTCGCGATATTCGATCCGGTGGCGGATGCCGTGGCCTTCCAGGAAGTCCGGCAGGATGTGCTTCGGGAAATTCGGCTGGCCCTGATCGAGATTGCAGGCGATGAGTTCGACCGGCAGCAGGCCGCGCCATTTCATATCGAGAAGCAGCGCCAGCAGCCCATAGGAATCCTTGCCGCCCGAAAGCGCGACCAGCCAGCGCTCGCCGGGCCGCACCATCGCGAACTCGTCGATCGCCTGCCGCGTCTGGCGCAGCAACCGCTTGCGCAGCTTGTTGAATTCGACCGAGGAGGGCGCATCCCGGAACATTGGGTGGCAGCTTGCATCGTCGGTTTCGACGACCAGATCGGGCATCATATTCATGGATGGTCCAGCCTGCTCGCCTCAATGCGTCCGGCTTACCGGACCATGCGGGTAAAGAAAAGGCCGCCCCAAGGCGGCCTTTTCACTGAGAACGGAGTATCCCGATTAACGGGAATAGAACTCGACGACCAGGTTAGGTTCCATCTGGACCGCGTAGGGAACATCGGCCAGGCCGGGGACGCGGGCGAAGGTCGCGACCATCTTGTTGTGGTCGACGTCGATGTAGTCCGGCACGTCGCGCTCGGCGAGTTGCACCGATTCCAGGACCATGACCAGCTGCTTCGATTTCTCGCGAACCTCGATCACGTCGCCGGCCTTGCAGCGGTACGAGCCGATATTGGTGCGCTTGCCGTTAACATTGACATGGCCGTGGTTGACGAACTGGCGAGCCGCGAAAATGGTCGGCACGAACTTGGCGCGATAGACGACAGCGTCGAGGCGCGATTCGAGCAGGCCGATCAGGTTATCCGGCGTGTCGCCCTTGCGGCGGTTGGCTTCCTCGTAGGTCTTGCGGAACTGCTTTTCCGAAATGTCGCCATAGTGGCCCTTCAACTTCTGCTTGGCGCGAAGCTGCAGGCCGAAGTCGGAAAGCTTGCCCTTGCGGCGCTGGCCGTGCTGGCCGGGACCGTATTCACGCTTGTTGACCGGGGATTTCGGGCGGCCCCAGATGTTTTCGCCGAGACGGCGGTCGATCTTGTACTTTGCTGATTCGCGCTTGCTCATCGCATTCCCTTTCAAAAAGATACACCCGCAACCTCATGTCACGAGTGAAGGAAACGCGCCCTCCTCTGGCCTCCGTTTTCGAAGCCTGACAGGATTTCCCACGCACGCTTTGCGAAGAAATCCACGGGACACGTCAATTCAAGCAAGACCAGGAGAGTGTATGTGGTTTCCGTCCGGTCTTGCGGCATTACAACAGAAGCGCCGGACCTTTCGGCCCGGCGTTGGTGGCTGCATAGGCGATGAGCCGGACGATGTCAATGCGTTCGTCACCGACAGCGGCTCAGGCCACCTTCCTGGCCGGTCGGCGCGCCAGAAGCTTGCGCAGCTCGTCGCTCCCGGCGAATCGCGCCACGCGAACCGGTTCGAATTTCCCCCTGATCAGCACCGTATCGTGCGGCGCGCCTTCCCTTGATTTGTCCAGCAGCGACAATGCCTCGGCCGATGCCACCAGCGTGCAGTCAAGCCGTTTGGCCTCGGCCTCGAGCCTTGCCGCGACATTGCCGGTATCGCCCAGGAACGGCAGCCCGTCGGTGCCGCCTTTCCAGCCCGCGCCGACGACAGCCACGCCGACATGCAGCCCCATGCCGATGCGAAACGGCTCGGGCAATTCAGCCCTGAGTTCCCCGTTCAGCGCGTCAATCCCGTCCCACACCCGCAATGCGGCGCTGAAAGCGTCGCGCGCCGCTTTCTCGGCGGTTCCATCAACGCCGAAGACGCTCATGATGCCGTCGCCGGCGATGTTGGTCACGTGCCCGCCGCTTTCTCTGACCGCTGTCGATACCATCTGGATGTAGCGGTCGAACAGGAATAGCACGTCATAAGGCAGGCGGTCGTCGGCAAGCCGTGTCGACTGACGCATGTCGACGAACAGGGCAGCGATCTCCATCTCGCGGCCACTCCCAATCGCGCCGAAGCGGCGCGAGGCCAGGACCGGATCGCTCGCCGGATTGACCAGCGGAACGACCGTAACGTCGCCGGTCGGCCGGATCTGGCAGGCAAGTCGCACGTCCGGAGGAGCGCCGATGCTGGTCAGCAGGCGAAGCTCGTCTCCGCTCGGAGGCGAAAGATTCTCGGTCCCGGCAAGGATCCCGACGCGGCAGGTCGAGCAGCGTCCGCGCCCCCCACACACCGAAGCGTGCGGGATACCTGCCCAGCGGCTGGCTTCGAGTACCGAAAATCCGGCCGGGACCGACACCATGCGGCCATTCGGATAGGTGACGCGAATCGAGCCGTAGCGCCGCGCATGCCAGTTGCGGCCCGCGCGCAGGGCGAATACGCCCACGAGCAGCCCGATATAGCCGGCGAGAATGGCATCGACGATGCGGGTCACCTCCGCCCAGTCGGCCGCCTGCCGGCTGCCCGGCCGATCGATCACATGCTCATCGAGCGATGCCGGCGCGTTGGCGACTACGTAGCGCATGTCTAGGCCGGCATTTAGGAAACCGAGAGCGGCGAGCACCGGCACCAGCGTCGCCAGCGCGGCCAGCGCAGGCACCGCGCGCGGATACCATCGCTTGGATCTCAGCCAGGCGCGAATGCCCAGGCAGCCATGGATCCACACGATCACCAGGAGAAGATATTGTCTCGGCAGACCGAAATCGGCCGCCACCACC is a window encoding:
- the purL gene encoding phosphoribosylformylglycinamidine synthase subunit PurL, yielding MTISNTVKINDELIAAHGLKPDEYQRILDLVGREPTFTELGIFSAMWNEHCSYKSSKKWLRTLPTTGPQVIQGPGENAGVVDIGDGDCVVFKMESHNHPSYIEPYQGAATGVGGILRDVFTMGARPIAAMNALRFGAPDHPKTRHLVSGVVSGIGGYGNSFGVPTVGGEVNFDPRYNGNCLVNAFAAGLAKTDAIFLSQAKGVGLPVVYLGAKTGRDGVGGATMASAEFDDKIDEKRPTVQVGDPFTEKCLLEACLELMASGAVIAIQDMGAAGLTCSAVEMGAKGDLGIELELDKVPVREERMSAYEMMLSESQERMLMVLRPEKEEEAEAIFRKWGLDFAIVGHTTDDLRFRIIHQSDEVANLPIKELGDQAPEYDRPWVEPKIPAPLAADDIPQADIADALLKMLGGPDLSSRRWVWEQYDTLIQGNSLQIPGGDAGVVRVEGHATKALAFSSDVTPRYCEADPYEGGKQAVAECWRNLIATGAMPLAATDNLNFGNPERPEIMGQLVKAVQGIGDACRALGFPIVSGNVSLYNETNGRGILPTPTIGGVGLIPDWSQMTRIGFAREGEMILLFGAPAWWGTHLGQSAYMRDIHGRADGPPPPVDLIHEKKVGDYVRKLIRSGVATAVHDLSDGGLAVGLAEMAMASGIGATVSQLAQGDPIPQFFGEDQGRYLVTVNFSAQSDQFEAMHAELKELGIFAPWIGTTGGRELKLGHARAISVADLKAAHEGWFPRFMGN
- a CDS encoding multidrug effflux MFS transporter, translating into MPRWEFIALAAALMALNALAIDIMLPGLQQIGASLGVADENARQYVITAYITGFGLAQLFFGPLSDRFGRRVPLLAGLTVYVAAAFACAFVPTFGALLAFRFVQGLGAAATRVIAVSVVRDTFGGRAMAEVMSLVFMVFMIIPVVAPSVGQIIMLAGEWHMIFAFMGFVSLAFTIWTWKRLPETLHASFRRPLTAAAITGGFRIVLTNRVAICYTVAITALFGALFGFINSAQQIYVGIYEVGALFPIYFAAVAGLMALSSFLNARFVGKFGMRRLAHGALLGFLGVTGLAFALSLLGPLPLWLFVTLFALAMFQFSWIGSNFNALAMEPLGHVAGTASSVQGFMQTVGGGIVGAVIGQSFNGTVVPMAAGYFLLGLAALGMVLVAEKGRLFQPHNRPV
- a CDS encoding BolA family transcriptional regulator, translated to MAMDAHEIEKLIRDGIPDAKVTIRDLAGDGDHYAAEVVAESFRGKSRVQQHQMVYDALKGNMGGVLHALALQTSVPE
- the purS gene encoding phosphoribosylformylglycinamidine synthase subunit PurS, which encodes MIKARVIVTLKNGVLDPQGKAIEHAFDSLGFAGVGSVRQGKVFDIEIDSTDRAKTEADLKAMCDRLLANTVIENYTIAID
- the purC gene encoding phosphoribosylaminoimidazolesuccinocarboxamide synthase, giving the protein MKNRRRIYEGKAKILYEGPEPGTLVQFFKDDATAFNKKKHEIVDGKGVINNRISEHIFNHLNRMGIPTHFIRRLNMREQLIKEVEIIPLEVVVRNIAAGSLAKRLGIEEGTVLPRSIIEFYYKADALDDPMVSEEHITAFGWASPQEIDDIMALAIRVNDFLSGLFMGIGIQLVDFKIECGRLFEGDMMRIVVADEISPDSCRLWDVNTQEKMDKDRFRRDMGGLVEAYQEVARRLGIMNENEPPRPTGPVLVASADGPKGKPH
- the ttcA gene encoding tRNA 2-thiocytidine(32) synthetase TtcA; this translates as MNMMPDLVVETDDASCHPMFRDAPSSVEFNKLRKRLLRQTRQAIDEFAMVRPGERWLVALSGGKDSYGLLALLLDMKWRGLLPVELIACNLDQGQPNFPKHILPDFLEGHGIRHRIEYRDTYSIVTDKIGEGSTYCSLCSRLRRGHLYRIAREEGCSSLVLGHHREDILETFFMNLFHGGRLAAMPPKLVNDEGDVTVLRPLAYCAEADLQRFADAMKFPIIPCDLCGSQEGLQRNLMKQMLDDIEKRMPGRKDTMIRALANVRPSHLLDRKLFDFAGLS
- the purQ gene encoding phosphoribosylformylglycinamidine synthase subunit PurQ, translating into MKSAVVVLPGLNRDRDMIAALTKISGKAPVTIWQTDTEIPDVDLVVIPGGFSYGDYLRCGAIAARMPVMRAVAEKAEKGVQVIGVCNGFQILVEAGMLPGALMRNDHLKFVCREVKLRVENANTSFTRNYEPGQIIRAPVAHHDGNYFADPETLARIEGEGRVLFRYAENTNPNGSINDIAGIVNDRCNVLGLMPHPENLIEAAHGGSDGRALFESALGMAAPQPEPA
- the grxD gene encoding Grx4 family monothiol glutaredoxin encodes the protein MSGISEYIDNEVKSNDVVVFMKGTPGFPQCGFSGQVVQILDYVGVDYKGVDVLTSNELRQGIKDYSNWPTIPQLYVKGEFVGGCDIIREMFQAGELQSYLAEKGISAKGAA
- the rpsD gene encoding 30S ribosomal protein S4 codes for the protein MSKRESAKYKIDRRLGENIWGRPKSPVNKREYGPGQHGQRRKGKLSDFGLQLRAKQKLKGHYGDISEKQFRKTYEEANRRKGDTPDNLIGLLESRLDAVVYRAKFVPTIFAARQFVNHGHVNVNGKRTNIGSYRCKAGDVIEVREKSKQLVMVLESVQLAERDVPDYIDVDHNKMVATFARVPGLADVPYAVQMEPNLVVEFYSR
- a CDS encoding adenylate/guanylate cyclase domain-containing protein — translated: MSNPKRGMVRPLRLATGLVLFAYATSHLLNHAFGIRSAGTMQAAAKLLLDPWQTIPGLALLYGAVAIHVGLGLYSLYRRRHFRMPASEAVQIALGLSIPLLLISHAAAIRIGESIYDLSVGYDRVLYLYWVVAADFGLPRQYLLLVIVWIHGCLGIRAWLRSKRWYPRAVPALAALATLVPVLAALGFLNAGLDMRYVVANAPASLDEHVIDRPGSRQAADWAEVTRIVDAILAGYIGLLVGVFALRAGRNWHARRYGSIRVTYPNGRMVSVPAGFSVLEASRWAGIPHASVCGGRGRCSTCRVGILAGTENLSPPSGDELRLLTSIGAPPDVRLACQIRPTGDVTVVPLVNPASDPVLASRRFGAIGSGREMEIAALFVDMRQSTRLADDRLPYDVLFLFDRYIQMVSTAVRESGGHVTNIAGDGIMSVFGVDGTAEKAARDAFSAALRVWDGIDALNGELRAELPEPFRIGMGLHVGVAVVGAGWKGGTDGLPFLGDTGNVAARLEAEAKRLDCTLVASAEALSLLDKSREGAPHDTVLIRGKFEPVRVARFAGSDELRKLLARRPARKVA